Part of the Liberibacter crescens BT-1 genome is shown below.
CGCTTACTGATGCATTTTTTAATGATCCAACAGGCACTAACATGCAAAAGCTCTTTGCAACGAGATTAGAAATGACATGCTTATAAAACGCTTTTTCATCTACATATTGATTATATTTTGTTATACAAGTCTCGTGCATGCAAAGCAGCCATTTGGAGGTATATTAACAGAACAACAATATTATTCGTTGATACCTTACAACTCTCTCATGCAATTCATTAATCAATATCAACAAACTTTTTATATAAGCTTAAGAAATGCTTTAAAGGCTCTTAAAGAGAATAATTGGCTTTTAATCTATCCTGTAGGATTTTCTTTTTTATACGGTGTCCTACATGCTATTGGGCCCGGACACGGCAAAGCAGTGATTTCTGCACATATTTTAGCAAATCCCATTCAATTAAAAAGTGTTATTATTATCTCATTTCTTTCAGCATTTGTGCAGGGTATGAATGCTATCATAGTTGTTAATATATCCTATTTCTTATTACGCACTTCTGGAATTAACATGATGAAAATAATTGCCTGGATGGAAATTGGTAGTTATTTTTCTATAATTATATTTGGCCTTTGGTTACTTTTACGCAAATTAAAGTTTCTATACAATAATTTTCGTAATCAAAGAACTGTACTAACATCAGAATGTACAACATGTAGTCATAGTCATCATCATTTAAATACAACAATA
Proteins encoded:
- a CDS encoding nickel/cobalt transporter, coding for MIIFCYTSLVHAKQPFGGILTEQQYYSLIPYNSLMQFINQYQQTFYISLRNALKALKENNWLLIYPVGFSFLYGVLHAIGPGHGKAVISAHILANPIQLKSVIIISFLSAFVQGMNAIIVVNISYFLLRTSGINMMKIIAWMEIGSYFSIIIFGLWLLLRKLKFLYNNFRNQRTVLTSECTTCSHSHHHLNTTITHSKRLEIIQILITSITMGMRPCVGALQVLTFSLLNQIYTAGILSVFAISLGTAITVSAIAILAFFSKQSTFILKKTEKVMAIQIIAHILGIIIPMLLIVSGLFILNVAMRASF